Proteins encoded together in one Cicer arietinum cultivar CDC Frontier isolate Library 1 chromosome 4, Cicar.CDCFrontier_v2.0, whole genome shotgun sequence window:
- the LOC101493637 gene encoding uncharacterized protein — MYLKDGCSLILKLRKSSIPFVLNTNPISNLDKPNNLNPSPTIPESHVINVLKHESDIASSLEYFTSLSNSGTFKHTHLTYQTMIEKLGRNCEMDAVQYLLQQMKLESVPCSEDLFICVMDSYRRANLVDQALNLFYRIKEFGCKPTVRIYNHLLDGLLGANRFKMISPLYNNMKGEGLEPNVFTYNILLKALCKNGKVDGACKLLVEMSKKGCPPDDVSYTTIISCMCKSGQVEKAKELAMRFEPVVPVYNALIHGVCKECRFNEAFDLMNEMVEKGVDPNVVSYSTVISCLCDVGNIDLSLAVFAKMVVRGCSPNVHTFTSLIKGYFLQGRLGDARGLWNLMIQEGVEPNVVSYNTLIHGLCSNGNMDEVISVWKQMEKDCFRPNVTTYSTIIYGFAKSGNLIDACETWNKMINCGCRPNVVVYTCMVDVLCQMSMFDQAYRLIDNMISDSCPPTVVTFNAFIKGLCRGNRVQWAIDVFDQMEKYECLPNIRTYNELLDGLFRANGFREACGLIRELEERNVEMNSVTYNTIMYGFSFNGMHQQVLQLLGKMLVNGVKLDTITVNITVNAYCKLGKVRTAKQVLDKITDKKEFCADIVTHTILLWGICNWLGTEEAIVYLHEMLNKGIFPNIATWNVLWIATAGNPGPQFRASSKVDYWSSVMAIFNAFPQEKSIPNMISINDFFFLMKKFNSKNKACCIQSEQIVAAMHLVDFAICNIEQMHSSETELRKLQNSEFL, encoded by the exons ATGTATCTGAAAGATGGGTGTTCCTTAATATTAAAACTACGCAAATCTTCAATCCCATTTGTTCTAAACACAAATCCAATTTCAAATCTCGACAAACCCAACAACCTTAATCCCTCTCCCACCATTCCAGAATCCCACGTAATCAATGTCTTGAAACATGAATCTGACATTGCATCATCACTTGAATACTTCACATCTTTGTCCAATTCCGGAACTTTCAAACACACCCATTTAACATACCAAACCATGATTGAAAAGCTTGGAAGAAACTGTGAAATGGATGCTGTTCAATACCTTTTGCAACAGATGAAGCTAGAAAGTGTACCATGTTCTGAAGATTTATTCATATGTGTGATGGATTCTTATAGGAGAGCAAATTTAGTTGATCAAGCTTTGAATTTGTTTTATAGGATTAAGGAATTTGGGTGTAAACCTACTGTTAGGATTTATAATCATCTTTTGGATGGTTTGCTTGGTGCAAATAGGTTTAAGATGATTAGTCCTCTTTATAATAACATGAAAGGTGAAGGGTTGGAACCAAATGTGTTTACTTATAATATTCTTCTTAAGGCTCTTTGTAAAAATGGAAAGGTTGATGGTGCCTGCAAGCTGCTTGTTGAAATGTCTAAGAAGGGTTGTCCACCGGATGATGTGAGTTATACTACTATAATCTCTTGTATGTGTAAATCTGGTCAAGTTGAGAAAGCGAAAGAGCTAGCTATGAGATTCGAGCCTGTTGTGCCTGTTTATAATGCTTTGATTCATGGGGTGTGTAAAGAATGTAGGTTTAATGAGGCGTTTGATTTGATGAATGAGATGGTTGAAAAAGGGGTCGACCCAAATGTTGTTAGTTACTCTACTGTTATTAGTTGCCTTTGTGATGTGGGGAACATTGATTTGTCCCTTGctgtttttgcaaaaatggttgTGAGAGGATGTAGCCCAAATGTTCATACATTTACTTCGTTGATAAAAGGTTATTTCTTGCAAGGGAGACTAGGCGATGCTCGTGGCTTGTGGAATCTCATGATTCAAGAGGGAGTTGAGCCGAATGTCGTCTCGTACAACACTCTCATACATGGTTTGTGCTCTAATGGGAACATGGATGAGGTGATATCTGTATGGAAACAGATGGAGAAAGATTGTTTCCGTCCGAACGTGACCACATATAGCACTATCATATACGGCTTTGCGAAATCGGGGAATTTGATCGATGCTTGTGAAACATGGAACAAGATGATAAATTGCGGCTGTCGTCCGAATGTTGTGGTGTACACCTGCATGGTGGATGTCCTTTGTCAGATGTCTATGTTTGATCAAGCTTATCGTCTTATTGATAATATGATAAGCGACAGCTGTCCTCCAACTGTTGTTACCTTCAACGCCTTCATCAAGGGCTTATGTCGTGGCAATAGAGTACAATGGGCAATCGATGTGTTTGATCAGATGGAGAAATATGAATGTTTACCTAATATTAGAACGTATAATGAGTTATTGGATGGTCTCTTTAGAGCAAACGGGTTCAGAGAGGCTTGTGGACTTATAAGGGAGTTGGAAGAAAGGAATGTGGAAATGAATTCTGTCACTTACAACACTATCATGTATGGTTTTTCTTTTAATGGAATGCACCAACAGGTTTTGCAGCTTTTGGGAAAAATGTTGGTAAATGGAGTAAAGTTAGATACCATTACAGTTAATATAACTGTTAATGCATATTGTAAGTTGGGTAAGGTTAGAACTGCTAAACAGGTTTTGGATAAAATTACTGACAAGAAGGAATTTTGTGCAGACATAGTAACACATACCATACTTTTGTGGGGCATCTGTAATTGGTTAGGCACTGAAGAGGCCATTGTGTATCTTCATGAAATGTTGAATAAAGGAATCTTTCCCAATATTGCCACTTGGAATGTGTTG TGGATAGCGACAGCAGGCAATCCAGGTCCACAATTTCGAGCTTCTTCTAAGGTAGACTATTGGTCTTCAGTTATGGCAATTTTCAACG CTTTCCCACAAGAGAAGTCAATACCTAATATGATTAGTATAAATGACTTCTTTTTTCTCATGAAGAAGTTCAATTCTAAAAACAAAGCATGCTGTATACAGTCTGAACAGATTGTGGCAGCTATGCATTTGGTAGATTTTGCCATTTGCAACATAGAACAG ATGCATAGCTCAGAAACTGAACTGAGGAAATTACAAAACTCTGAATTTCTCTAG
- the LOC101493314 gene encoding light-inducible protein CPRF3-like, with translation MGKEESNTFGRPYNFTGPNDETPNKPTLPHWTTSMQAYYNRGSTPAPFLNQFAHGPYLYQHPYMWLNQANNALLQCDPLHDPAKLSNKPHPPEGAALAFQQIVLRNYGDRNSDWKKLFGRNSQPESSITGESREYGNQSSARKNDWAGTSMSVASGSKRSPDEDQDDSKNDFTISKKQKSNMTTGDENSSGLTQNVGKVAKESDADAQLKNTDDDDIRKERKRQSNRESAKRSRIRKQQECDELCKKVDSIRDGNSALTQMLVKLSEECLELTNENDSIEEELIKRYGPESIADLLLMKPA, from the exons ATGGGGAAAGAAGAATCCAATACATTTGGCAGACCTTACAACTTTACGGGGCCTAATGAT GAAACTCCAAACAAACCTACGCTACCACATTGGACTACTTCTATGCAG gCTTATTACAATCGTGGGTCTACTCCAGCTCCCTTTTTGAATCAATTTGCACACGGCCCTTACTTGTATCAACATCCCTACATGTGGCTAAATCAG GCAAACAATGCACTACTTCAATGTGATCCTCTACATGATCCTGCGAAGCTCTCCAATAAACCTCACCCACCTGAG GGTGCTGCACTGGCTTTCCAACAAATAGTTCTCAGGAATTATGGCGACAGAAACTCAGAttggaaaaaattatttggaaGAAACTCGCAACCTGAAAGTTCAATAACTGGGGAATCAAGAGAATATGGAAACCAATCTTCAGCACGAAAAAATGACTGGGCTGGAACCTCAATGAG TGTAGCAAGTGGAAGCAAGAGATCACCAGATGAAGACCAAGATGACAGTAAGAAT GATTTTACTATAAGTAAGAAGCAGAAATCTAACATGACTACTGGGGATG AAAATTCTTCTGGGCTGACTCAGAATGTGGGGAAAGTTGCCAAGGAATCGGACGCTGATGCTCAACTAAAAAATACG gatgatgatgatataagaaaagaaagaaaaagacaGTCAAATAGAGAATCAGCTAAGAGATCAAGGATACGGAAACAG CAAGAATGTGACGAATTATGTAAAAAGGTAGACTCTATCAGGGATGGAAATTCCGCCCTAACACAAATGCTCGTTAAGCTTTCTGAGGAGTGTCTGGAGCTCACCAATGAAAACGATTCCATTGAG GAAGAACTAATTAAGAGGTATGGACCAGAATCAATTGCAGATCTATTGCTCATGAAGCCTGCTTGA